In Pseudobacteroides sp., one DNA window encodes the following:
- a CDS encoding WG repeat-containing protein, with translation MENAYFVMKIGSLYGYINADGKFLIEPQYKRADDFSDEVAFVKTTDDKYG, from the coding sequence ATGGAGAATGCATATTTTGTTATGAAGATAGGAAGCCTGTATGGATATATAAATGCTGATGGAAAGTTTTTAATTGAACCACAGTATAAAAGAGCGGATGACTTTAGTGATGAAGTTGCCTTTGTAAAAACAACTGATGATAAATATGGA